The following are encoded in a window of Kitasatospora sp. NBC_01250 genomic DNA:
- a CDS encoding cell division initiation protein has protein sequence MQKKVDDIIAVVESARAMPMSASCVVNRAELVALLQGLREELPAELAQAQSVMADHEQVVADARGEADRIIQGAHAERGSLISDTEVVRRAQAEADRILAEAREEVGLKRQEADDYVDSKLANFEVVLTKTLGAVGRGRDKLRGAAGLEIEDGEEFQSAASPSPEVDEYVDAKLATLQAVLGGTLEAVGRGRDKLLGKAPIDELGAYLAAADQAQQQKDRAEAVAAGFAATDQEEQPWYREEVPVQQSWPQEPAAEPAWQGAPGESVYQSTPAYPGQEGFAGGQEYAEPAAAAAYAPQQGGYQDAYGGGYDPATGHGDPYAGQYYQGQQGGDPYAAGYYQEQQPGYPQAQPGYEQHGYYQQPAAPPAPAAAASLDETSFFDTSMIDMTRLRELGGR, from the coding sequence GTGCAGAAGAAAGTCGACGACATCATCGCCGTGGTCGAGAGCGCCCGTGCGATGCCGATGTCGGCCTCCTGTGTGGTGAACCGGGCCGAGCTGGTGGCCCTGCTGCAGGGGCTGCGCGAGGAACTGCCCGCCGAACTCGCCCAGGCCCAGTCCGTGATGGCCGACCACGAGCAGGTGGTGGCCGACGCGCGGGGCGAGGCGGACCGGATCATCCAGGGCGCGCACGCCGAGCGCGGCTCGCTGATCTCGGACACCGAGGTGGTCCGCCGGGCCCAGGCCGAGGCCGACCGGATCCTCGCCGAGGCCCGCGAGGAGGTCGGCCTCAAGCGCCAGGAGGCCGACGACTACGTCGACAGCAAGCTGGCCAACTTCGAGGTGGTCCTCACCAAGACGCTGGGCGCGGTCGGCCGCGGCCGCGACAAGCTGCGCGGGGCGGCCGGCCTGGAGATCGAGGACGGCGAGGAGTTCCAGTCCGCGGCGAGTCCCAGCCCGGAGGTCGACGAGTACGTCGACGCCAAGCTGGCCACCCTGCAGGCGGTGCTCGGCGGCACCCTGGAGGCGGTCGGCCGCGGCCGCGACAAGCTGCTCGGCAAGGCCCCGATCGACGAGCTGGGCGCCTACCTGGCCGCCGCCGACCAGGCCCAGCAGCAGAAGGACCGCGCCGAGGCGGTGGCGGCGGGCTTCGCCGCCACCGACCAGGAGGAGCAGCCCTGGTACCGCGAGGAGGTCCCGGTCCAGCAGAGTTGGCCGCAGGAGCCCGCGGCCGAGCCGGCCTGGCAGGGGGCGCCCGGCGAGAGCGTCTACCAGAGCACCCCGGCCTACCCGGGCCAGGAGGGCTTCGCGGGCGGGCAGGAGTACGCCGAGCCGGCCGCGGCAGCGGCGTACGCACCGCAGCAGGGCGGCTACCAGGACGCCTACGGCGGCGGCTACGACCCGGCAACCGGCCACGGCGACCCGTACGCGGGCCAGTACTACCAGGGCCAGCAGGGCGGTGACCCGTACGCCGCCGGCTACTACCAGGAACAGCAGCCCGGCTACCCGCAGGCCCAGCCCGGCTACGAGCAGCACGGCTACTACCAGCAGCCTGCCGCGCCGCCGGCGCCCGCCGCCGCGGCCTCGCTGGACGAGACCAGCTTCTTCGACACCAGCATGATCGACATGACCAGGCTGCGGGAGCTCGGCGGCCGGTAG
- a CDS encoding thiamine-phosphate kinase produces MQGTVGELGEFGLIRELTARLPLTSAVELGPGDDAAVVQAPDKRVVATTDVLIEGRHFRRDWSTAYDVGRKSAAQNLADVAAMGAVPTAILLGLVVPADLPTTWATELMDGLRDECQVAGAGVVGGDVVRGETITLAITALGDLQGRDPVRRSGAQPGDVVAVTGWLGWSAAGLTVLSRGFRSPRAFVEAHRRPEPPYHAGPAAAELGATSMIDVSDGLVADLGHVATASGVDIDLRAADFDVPAQMADIGQAVGVDPLVWVLSGGEDHAIVATFPPGVQLPARWRVVGTVTGPARGQGRGRVTVDGAPWERTAGWDHFSAE; encoded by the coding sequence ATGCAGGGGACCGTGGGCGAGCTCGGCGAGTTCGGCCTCATCCGGGAGCTCACCGCCCGGCTGCCGCTCACCTCTGCGGTGGAGCTGGGCCCCGGGGATGACGCGGCCGTGGTCCAGGCACCGGACAAGCGGGTGGTCGCCACCACCGACGTGCTGATCGAGGGCCGCCACTTCCGCCGCGACTGGTCCACCGCCTACGACGTGGGCCGCAAGTCGGCCGCCCAGAACCTCGCCGACGTCGCCGCGATGGGTGCGGTGCCCACCGCGATACTGCTGGGCCTGGTGGTACCCGCCGACCTCCCGACCACCTGGGCCACCGAACTGATGGACGGTCTGCGCGACGAGTGCCAGGTGGCCGGCGCCGGGGTGGTCGGCGGCGACGTGGTGCGCGGCGAGACCATCACGCTGGCCATCACCGCCCTCGGCGACCTGCAGGGCCGGGATCCGGTGCGCCGTTCGGGCGCCCAACCGGGTGACGTGGTGGCCGTGACCGGCTGGCTCGGCTGGTCGGCGGCCGGCCTGACCGTGCTCTCCCGCGGCTTCCGCTCGCCGCGCGCCTTCGTCGAGGCGCACCGCCGTCCCGAGCCGCCGTACCACGCGGGCCCGGCCGCCGCCGAGCTGGGCGCCACCTCGATGATCGACGTGAGCGACGGCCTGGTCGCCGACCTCGGCCATGTCGCCACGGCCAGTGGGGTGGACATCGACCTGCGCGCCGCCGACTTCGACGTGCCGGCGCAGATGGCCGACATCGGGCAGGCGGTCGGCGTGGACCCGCTGGTCTGGGTGCTCTCCGGGGGCGAGGACCACGCGATCGTGGCGACCTTCCCGCCCGGCGTCCAGCTGCCCGCCCGCTGGCGGGTGGTCGGCACCGTCACCGGCCCCGCCCGGGGCCAGGGGCGCGGCCGGGTCACCGTGGACGGCGCGCCCTGGGAGCGCACGGCGGGCTGGGACCACTTCTCGGCCGAATGA
- the rsmD gene encoding 16S rRNA (guanine(966)-N(2))-methyltransferase RsmD — MTRVIAGAAGGRRLAVPPGRGTRPTSDKAREAMFSTLESLRGTLAGARMLDLFAGSGAVGLEALSRGAAHVLLVEADAAAARVIRANVKTVALPGAEVRGERAERVLAGPAPAQPYDLLFLDPPYAVTDEELREMLITLRAQGWLTDEGLVTVERSTRGGEFVWPGGFEALRSRRYGEGTLWYGQAV; from the coding sequence ATGACCCGCGTCATCGCCGGAGCGGCCGGCGGCCGTCGACTGGCCGTACCGCCAGGCCGGGGCACCCGCCCGACGTCCGACAAGGCCCGCGAGGCGATGTTCTCCACCTTGGAGTCGCTGCGCGGCACCCTGGCCGGGGCCCGGATGCTCGACCTGTTCGCCGGCTCCGGCGCGGTCGGCCTGGAGGCGCTCTCCCGGGGCGCCGCGCACGTGCTGCTGGTGGAGGCGGACGCCGCGGCGGCGCGGGTGATCCGGGCCAACGTCAAGACCGTGGCGCTGCCCGGCGCCGAGGTGCGCGGCGAGCGGGCCGAGCGGGTGCTGGCCGGGCCGGCCCCGGCGCAGCCCTACGACCTGCTCTTCCTCGATCCGCCCTACGCGGTCACGGACGAGGAACTGCGCGAGATGCTGATCACACTCCGGGCTCAGGGCTGGCTCACGGACGAGGGACTCGTCACCGTGGAACGCAGCACCCGGGGCGGCGAGTTCGTCTGGCCCGGGGGCTTCGAAGCGCTGCGCTCGCGCCGGTACGGCGAGGGCACGCTCTGGTACGGCCAGGCCGTCTGA
- a CDS encoding YceD family protein, translating into MNRLDHRDPLVFDTHELGRRPGSMRTVERTLQAPEGLGIVDVIGVPTGSEMALELRLESVVEGVLVSGTAEAHVTGECVRCLEPVEDDLDVEFQELYYYPETDERGRRAPSQEESSEEDDEETYRLEGDFFDLQPVLRDAVVLALPLQPVCQEDCLGLCSECGARLSDDPDHHHDAVDPRWAALQGLSAAPGDEGDENKDSDTREGLAENQEK; encoded by the coding sequence GTGAACCGCCTCGACCACCGCGACCCGCTCGTGTTCGACACGCATGAGCTCGGCCGTCGCCCCGGTTCGATGCGCACGGTCGAGCGCACTCTCCAGGCGCCCGAGGGGCTCGGCATCGTCGATGTGATCGGCGTTCCGACCGGTAGCGAGATGGCCCTGGAGCTGCGCCTGGAGTCGGTGGTCGAGGGAGTGCTCGTCTCGGGCACCGCCGAGGCCCACGTGACCGGTGAGTGCGTGCGCTGCCTGGAGCCCGTCGAGGACGACCTCGACGTGGAGTTCCAGGAGCTGTACTACTACCCCGAGACCGACGAGCGCGGCCGCCGGGCCCCCTCCCAGGAGGAGTCGTCCGAGGAGGACGACGAAGAGACTTACCGGTTGGAGGGCGATTTCTTCGACCTCCAGCCGGTGCTGCGTGACGCGGTGGTGCTCGCACTGCCGCTGCAGCCGGTGTGCCAGGAAGACTGCCTGGGCCTGTGCTCCGAGTGCGGAGCGCGGCTCAGCGACGACCCGGACCACCACCACGACGCCGTCGACCCCCGGTGGGCGGCTCTGCAGGGACTCTCCGCCGCCCCCGGCGACGAGGGTGACGAGAACAAGGACAGCGACACCCGTGAGGGTCTCGCCGAGAACCAGGAGAAGTAG
- a CDS encoding ATP-dependent 6-phosphofructokinase, whose translation MRIGVLTSGGDCPGLNAVIRSVVHRGLDVHGDEILGIEDGFLGLIEGRARVVGHDDVTGLLTLGGTVLGSARVRRERIAWAVENARTLAANLGIDALIAIGGEGTLTAAKMFSDAGLPVVGVPKTIDNDIDATDVTFGFDTAVHVATEAIDRLKTTAESHQRVMVVELMGRHTGWITLTAGMAGGAHGILIPEKPFDIEALARMIEERFARGKKFAIIAVAEGAKPMPGTFPFDHGTVDQFGHQTFGGIGTRLAHELEDLLGKEARPVILGHTQRGGTPTARDRVLATRFGWHAVEAVHQGAFGHFTALRGNDIRLVPVGEAVTRLKTVPADRWAESEAVL comes from the coding sequence ATGCGTATCGGTGTGCTGACCAGCGGTGGCGACTGTCCCGGGCTCAACGCGGTGATCCGCTCGGTGGTGCACCGCGGTCTCGATGTGCACGGCGACGAGATCCTCGGCATCGAGGACGGGTTCCTCGGTCTGATCGAGGGCCGGGCCCGGGTGGTCGGCCACGACGACGTCACCGGCCTGCTCACCCTGGGCGGCACCGTGCTCGGCTCGGCCCGGGTGCGGCGCGAGCGGATCGCCTGGGCCGTCGAGAACGCGCGCACGCTCGCCGCCAACCTCGGCATCGACGCCCTGATCGCGATCGGCGGCGAGGGCACGCTGACCGCCGCCAAGATGTTCAGCGACGCCGGACTCCCGGTGGTCGGGGTGCCCAAGACCATCGACAACGACATCGACGCCACCGACGTCACCTTCGGCTTCGACACCGCCGTGCACGTGGCCACCGAGGCGATCGACCGGTTGAAGACCACCGCCGAGTCGCACCAGCGGGTCATGGTGGTCGAGCTGATGGGCCGCCACACCGGCTGGATCACGTTGACCGCGGGCATGGCCGGCGGCGCGCACGGCATCCTGATCCCGGAGAAGCCCTTCGACATCGAGGCGCTGGCCCGGATGATCGAGGAGCGCTTCGCGCGCGGCAAGAAGTTCGCCATCATCGCGGTGGCCGAGGGCGCCAAGCCGATGCCCGGGACCTTCCCCTTCGACCACGGCACGGTCGACCAGTTCGGCCACCAGACCTTCGGCGGCATCGGCACCCGGCTCGCCCACGAGCTGGAGGACCTGCTCGGCAAGGAGGCCCGCCCGGTGATCCTGGGGCACACCCAGCGCGGCGGCACCCCCACCGCCCGCGACCGGGTGCTCGCCACCCGGTTCGGCTGGCACGCGGTGGAGGCCGTCCACCAGGGCGCCTTCGGCCACTTCACCGCGCTGCGCGGCAACGACATCCGGCTGGTCCCGGTGGGCGAGGCGGTCACCCGGCTGAAGACGGTGCCCGCGGACCGCTGGGCGGAATCGGAAGCGGTGCTCTGA
- the thiD gene encoding bifunctional hydroxymethylpyrimidine kinase/phosphomethylpyrimidine kinase: protein MSEEAPVAAPPRVLTIAGSDSGGGAGIQADLKTMLALGVHGMSVLTAVTAQNSLGVQGYWELPAEAVRAQFRSVVDDIGVQAVKTGMLASIELVETVAELLTGLDAPIVIDPVGVSKHGDALLAAEAVATLRERLLPLATLATPNLHEVAQLTGITVLEEGEMRPAADALLELGPRWVLVKGGHLSGAAADLLAGRDGEEYWFRAPRHDNRHTHGTGCTLASAIAAELAKGRELPEAVGAAKEYITGAIRAGFALGAGIGPVDHGWRWRG from the coding sequence ATGTCCGAAGAAGCACCCGTCGCGGCACCCCCGCGCGTCCTGACCATCGCCGGCTCCGACTCCGGCGGCGGTGCCGGCATCCAGGCCGACCTGAAGACCATGCTGGCGCTGGGCGTGCACGGGATGAGCGTGCTCACCGCCGTCACCGCACAGAACTCGCTCGGCGTCCAGGGCTACTGGGAGCTGCCCGCCGAGGCCGTGCGGGCGCAGTTCCGCAGCGTGGTGGACGACATCGGGGTGCAGGCCGTGAAGACCGGCATGCTGGCCTCGATCGAGCTGGTCGAGACCGTCGCCGAGCTGCTCACCGGCCTCGACGCGCCGATCGTGATCGACCCGGTGGGGGTCTCCAAGCACGGCGACGCGCTGCTCGCCGCCGAGGCGGTGGCCACGCTGCGCGAGCGGCTGCTGCCGCTGGCCACGCTGGCCACCCCCAACCTGCACGAGGTGGCCCAGCTCACCGGCATCACGGTGCTGGAGGAGGGCGAGATGCGTCCGGCCGCCGATGCGCTGCTGGAGCTCGGCCCGCGCTGGGTGCTGGTCAAGGGCGGACACCTGAGCGGTGCGGCGGCCGACCTGCTGGCCGGCCGGGACGGCGAGGAGTACTGGTTCCGGGCCCCGCGCCACGACAACCGGCACACCCACGGCACCGGCTGCACGCTGGCCAGCGCGATCGCCGCCGAGCTGGCCAAGGGCCGCGAGCTGCCGGAGGCGGTCGGGGCGGCCAAGGAGTACATCACCGGCGCGATCCGGGCGGGCTTCGCGCTCGGCGCCGGCATCGGACCGGTGGACCACGGCTGGCGGTGGCGCGGCTGA
- a CDS encoding DAK2 domain-containing protein, with translation MLETLDAPAVRTWCHLALSALGQAREEIDALNVYPVPDGDTGTNLFLTVESATAAVEHCFESGAAPGLPTAVKAMAKGALLGARGNSGVILAQLLRGVAEILAAQGGGPVHLRRALARGAEAAYQAVLDPVEGTLLTVAAAAAGAADQAAGGLAEVAAAAHQGARGALLRTPEQLAVLARAGVVDAGGRGLVAVLGALADAVAGRQPMGPVALGEDLPAGGHHCVEPERLPGHPAFEVIYLLDAPDRALPELRATLAGLGDSLVVGGGDGLWNVHVHVDDAGAAVEAGVRAGRPHQIRITHFAEAAARAGARGTAGGAGAGDLPDGPAERVVLSVVTGAGLAELCRAAGAAVLTAAPDAPPASAELAEAVRRCAAREVIVLLNDPELRAGAGAAADQLREEGLRIAVLPTRSPVQGLAALAVHEAGRRFDEDVVAMTSAAGATRYAELAVAEGESWTMAGVCQAGDVLGLIDGDVAVIGSGIAQTGAEVLSRMLAAGGELVTLVLGEGVDPGLAEHLVAHARRQRPEVDTVVFAGGRESAPLLIGVE, from the coding sequence GTGCTGGAGACGCTCGACGCCCCCGCCGTCCGCACCTGGTGCCACCTCGCGCTGTCCGCCCTCGGCCAGGCCCGCGAGGAGATCGACGCGCTCAACGTCTACCCGGTCCCGGACGGGGACACCGGCACCAACCTCTTCCTCACCGTGGAGTCCGCCACCGCCGCCGTGGAGCACTGCTTCGAGTCCGGTGCCGCCCCCGGCCTGCCGACCGCGGTCAAGGCGATGGCCAAGGGCGCGCTGCTGGGTGCGCGCGGCAACTCCGGGGTGATCCTGGCCCAGCTGCTGCGCGGGGTCGCCGAGATCCTGGCCGCACAGGGCGGAGGCCCCGTGCACCTGCGCCGGGCGCTCGCCCGCGGCGCCGAGGCGGCCTACCAGGCGGTGCTCGATCCGGTGGAGGGCACCCTGCTGACGGTCGCCGCGGCAGCCGCCGGAGCTGCCGACCAGGCGGCCGGCGGGCTCGCCGAGGTGGCCGCCGCCGCCCACCAGGGGGCCCGCGGCGCACTGCTGCGCACCCCCGAGCAGCTCGCGGTGCTGGCCCGGGCCGGGGTGGTGGACGCCGGCGGACGCGGCCTGGTGGCCGTGCTGGGCGCGCTGGCCGACGCGGTGGCGGGCCGGCAGCCGATGGGGCCGGTCGCGCTCGGCGAGGACCTGCCCGCCGGCGGGCACCACTGCGTCGAGCCCGAGCGCCTGCCCGGCCACCCCGCCTTCGAGGTGATCTACCTGCTGGACGCCCCGGACCGGGCCCTGCCCGAGCTGCGGGCCACGCTGGCCGGGCTCGGCGACTCGCTGGTGGTCGGCGGCGGCGACGGGCTGTGGAACGTCCACGTCCACGTGGACGACGCGGGTGCGGCGGTGGAGGCGGGCGTGCGGGCCGGGCGCCCGCACCAGATCCGGATCACCCACTTCGCCGAGGCCGCCGCCCGGGCCGGCGCGCGGGGCACCGCGGGCGGCGCCGGGGCCGGTGACCTCCCCGACGGGCCGGCGGAGCGGGTCGTGCTCAGCGTCGTCACCGGGGCGGGGCTGGCCGAGCTGTGCCGTGCGGCCGGCGCGGCCGTGCTGACCGCGGCCCCGGACGCGCCGCCCGCGAGCGCCGAACTCGCCGAGGCGGTGCGCCGCTGCGCCGCCCGGGAGGTGATCGTGCTGCTCAACGACCCCGAGCTGCGGGCCGGCGCGGGCGCGGCCGCCGACCAGCTGCGCGAGGAGGGCCTGCGGATCGCGGTGCTGCCCACCCGCTCCCCGGTGCAGGGGCTGGCCGCCCTGGCCGTGCACGAGGCGGGGCGCCGGTTCGACGAGGACGTGGTCGCCATGACCTCGGCCGCCGGTGCCACCCGCTACGCCGAACTGGCCGTGGCCGAGGGCGAGTCCTGGACCATGGCCGGGGTCTGCCAGGCCGGCGACGTGCTCGGCCTGATCGACGGGGACGTGGCGGTGATCGGCTCCGGCATCGCGCAGACCGGCGCCGAGGTGCTCTCCCGGATGCTCGCGGCCGGCGGCGAACTGGTCACCCTGGTGCTCGGCGAGGGCGTCGACCCCGGCCTCGCCGAGCACCTGGTGGCGCACGCCCGGCGCCAGCGGCCGGAGGTCGACACGGTGGTATTCGCGGGCGGCCGGGAGAGCGCGCCGCTGCTCATCGGGGTGGAGTAG
- the rpmB gene encoding 50S ribosomal protein L28: MAANCDVCGKGPGFGNNISHSHRRTRRRWNPNIQTVRAVIGRTPKRLNVCTSCIKAGKVSR, translated from the coding sequence GTGGCTGCCAACTGCGACGTCTGCGGCAAGGGGCCGGGCTTCGGCAACAACATCTCCCACTCGCACCGCCGTACCCGCCGTCGTTGGAACCCCAACATTCAGACGGTGCGCGCTGTGATCGGGCGGACGCCGAAGCGGCTCAACGTGTGCACCTCGTGCATCAAGGCCGGTAAGGTCTCGCGCTGA
- the rpmF gene encoding 50S ribosomal protein L32, which produces MAVPKRKMSRSNTRHRRSNWKAVVPALVACDRCHEPKLGHIACPSCGTYNRRQVLSV; this is translated from the coding sequence GTGGCTGTTCCGAAGCGGAAGATGTCGCGCAGCAACACGCGCCACCGCCGTAGCAACTGGAAGGCCGTCGTCCCGGCCCTCGTGGCGTGCGACCGCTGCCACGAGCCCAAGCTCGGTCACATCGCGTGCCCGAGCTGTGGCACGTACAACCGTCGCCAGGTCCTCTCGGTCTGA
- the coaD gene encoding pantetheine-phosphate adenylyltransferase produces MRRAVCPGSFDPITNGHLDIIERASKLYDVVHVAVAINKNKQGLFSIEERIALIEETCAPYGNVVVESHQGLLVDFCRERDIPAIVKGLRAVSDFDYELQMAQMNRGLSGVETLFVPTSPTYSFLSSTLVKEVASYGGDVSHLIPPVVHRRLVERIAERAAR; encoded by the coding sequence ATGCGCCGCGCCGTCTGTCCGGGTTCCTTCGACCCGATCACCAACGGGCATCTCGACATCATCGAGCGGGCCTCCAAGCTCTACGACGTGGTCCACGTCGCGGTGGCGATCAACAAGAACAAGCAGGGCCTGTTCAGCATCGAGGAGCGGATCGCCCTCATCGAGGAGACCTGCGCGCCGTACGGCAACGTGGTGGTGGAGTCGCACCAGGGCCTGCTGGTGGACTTCTGCCGGGAACGGGACATCCCGGCCATCGTCAAGGGCCTGCGCGCGGTGAGCGACTTCGACTACGAGCTGCAGATGGCCCAGATGAACCGCGGCCTCAGCGGCGTCGAGACGCTCTTCGTACCGACCTCGCCGACCTACAGCTTCCTGTCCTCCACCCTCGTCAAGGAGGTGGCCTCCTACGGCGGTGACGTCTCGCACCTGATCCCCCCGGTGGTGCACCGCCGCCTGGTGGAGCGGATCGCCGAGCGGGCCGCCCGCTAG
- the recG gene encoding ATP-dependent DNA helicase RecG, whose protein sequence is MAALDEPLTKLVGDRTAKVLADSLKLRTVGDLLHHYPRRYAERGQLTSLDDLEVDEHVTVLARIEKVTLIPFRGRKGDRLEVVVTDGRGRLSLVFFNQGWRQKELRPGLQGLFAGKVGVFNRSRQLASPDYQLLDDDADSQAAQQFAGRMIPVYPASAQMPSWKLSLAIEMALTTHLAAVGEPLPEALRAERGLLPLPEALELIHRPHDQAELERARDRLRWDEAFVLQVALAQRRAAAHALPAVPRPVRGGGLLDAFDAKLPFTLTAGQRHVGAEIFADLAGEHPMHRLLQGEVGSGKTLVALRAMLAVVDAGGQAVLLAPTEVLAQQHHRSIVAMMGELAEGGMLGGAENGTKVALLTGSMGVPARRQVLLDMACGDAGIAIGTHALIEDKVQFQDLGLVVVDEQHRFGVEQRDALRAKGGAPPHLLVMTATPIPRTVAMTVFGDLETSVLDQLPAGRSPIVSHVVPALEKPNFLARAWERIREEVAKGHQAYVVCPRIGDEPEEPAEKKKRKAAAEDPEDLGAATDERRPPLSVVETAEMLAKGPLAGLRVEILHGRLAPEAKDDVMRRFTAGQLDVLVATTVIEVGVNVPNATAMVIMDADRFGVSQLHQLRGRVGRGSAPGLCLLVSEMPAGSAARARLDAVAGTLDGFELSRIDLEQRREGDVLGQAQSGVKSSLKVLSVLEDEDVIAEARTEATALVAADPQLDAHQDLRAALAGLLDEDRAAYLDKG, encoded by the coding sequence ATGGCCGCACTGGACGAACCCCTGACCAAGCTGGTCGGCGACCGCACCGCGAAGGTGCTCGCCGACAGCCTCAAGCTGCGCACGGTCGGCGACCTGCTGCACCACTACCCGCGCCGGTATGCCGAGCGGGGCCAGCTGACCAGCCTGGACGACCTGGAGGTCGACGAGCACGTCACCGTGCTCGCCCGGATCGAGAAGGTCACCCTGATCCCGTTCCGGGGCCGCAAGGGCGACCGCCTCGAAGTGGTGGTCACCGACGGGCGCGGGCGGCTCTCGCTGGTCTTCTTCAACCAGGGCTGGCGGCAGAAGGAGCTGCGCCCGGGGCTGCAGGGGCTGTTCGCCGGCAAGGTGGGCGTCTTCAACCGGAGCCGCCAACTGGCCTCGCCCGACTACCAGTTGCTCGACGACGACGCCGACTCGCAGGCCGCGCAGCAGTTCGCCGGGCGGATGATCCCGGTCTATCCGGCCAGTGCCCAGATGCCCAGCTGGAAGCTCTCGCTGGCGATCGAGATGGCACTGACCACCCACCTCGCCGCGGTGGGCGAGCCGCTGCCCGAGGCGCTGCGCGCCGAGCGCGGGCTGCTGCCGCTGCCCGAGGCGCTGGAGCTGATCCACCGGCCGCACGACCAGGCCGAGCTGGAGCGGGCCCGCGACCGGCTGCGCTGGGACGAGGCGTTCGTGCTCCAGGTCGCCCTCGCCCAGCGCCGGGCCGCCGCCCACGCGCTGCCGGCGGTGCCCCGACCGGTGCGCGGCGGCGGCCTGCTGGACGCCTTCGACGCCAAGCTGCCCTTCACGCTGACGGCCGGCCAGCGACACGTCGGCGCCGAGATCTTCGCGGACCTGGCCGGCGAGCACCCGATGCACCGGCTGCTGCAGGGCGAGGTCGGCTCCGGTAAGACGCTGGTGGCGCTGCGCGCGATGCTCGCGGTGGTGGACGCCGGCGGACAGGCCGTGCTGCTCGCGCCCACCGAGGTGCTGGCCCAGCAGCACCACCGCTCGATCGTGGCGATGATGGGGGAGCTGGCCGAGGGCGGGATGCTCGGCGGCGCCGAGAACGGCACCAAGGTGGCGCTGCTCACCGGTTCGATGGGCGTGCCCGCCCGGCGTCAGGTGCTGCTCGACATGGCCTGCGGCGACGCCGGGATCGCGATCGGCACCCACGCGCTGATCGAGGACAAGGTGCAGTTCCAGGACCTCGGCCTGGTGGTGGTGGACGAGCAGCACCGCTTCGGCGTCGAGCAGCGCGACGCGCTGCGCGCCAAGGGCGGAGCGCCGCCGCACCTGCTGGTGATGACCGCCACCCCGATCCCGCGCACGGTGGCGATGACGGTCTTCGGCGACCTGGAGACCTCGGTCCTGGACCAGCTTCCGGCCGGTCGCTCGCCGATCGTGAGCCACGTGGTGCCCGCGCTGGAGAAGCCCAACTTCCTGGCCCGCGCCTGGGAGCGGATCCGCGAGGAGGTCGCCAAGGGGCACCAGGCCTACGTGGTCTGCCCGCGGATCGGCGACGAGCCCGAGGAGCCGGCGGAGAAGAAGAAGCGCAAGGCCGCCGCCGAGGACCCCGAGGACCTGGGCGCGGCCACTGACGAGCGCCGGCCGCCGCTGAGCGTGGTGGAGACGGCCGAGATGCTGGCCAAGGGCCCGTTGGCCGGGCTGCGGGTGGAGATCCTGCACGGCCGGCTGGCGCCCGAGGCCAAGGACGACGTGATGCGGCGCTTCACGGCCGGACAGCTCGACGTGCTGGTCGCCACCACGGTGATCGAGGTCGGCGTCAACGTGCCCAACGCGACCGCGATGGTGATCATGGACGCGGACCGGTTCGGGGTCTCCCAGCTGCACCAGCTGCGCGGCCGGGTCGGGCGCGGCAGTGCGCCGGGGCTGTGCCTGCTGGTCAGCGAGATGCCGGCGGGCAGCGCGGCCCGGGCCCGGCTGGACGCGGTGGCCGGCACCCTGGACGGCTTCGAGCTCTCCCGGATCGACCTGGAGCAGCGCCGCGAGGGCGATGTGCTCGGCCAGGCCCAGTCCGGGGTGAAGTCCTCGCTCAAGGTGCTCTCCGTGCTCGAGGACGAGGACGTCATCGCCGAGGCCCGCACCGAGGCCACCGCGCTGGTGGCCGCCGACCCGCAGCTCGACGCCCACCAGGACCTGCGGGCGGCGCTGGCCGGCCTGCTCGACGAGGACCGCGCCGCCTATCTCGACAAGGGCTGA